One Campylobacter concisus DNA segment encodes these proteins:
- the tatB gene encoding Sec-independent protein translocase protein TatB has product MFGMSFSEILVIAVIAVLVLGPDKLPSAMVQIAKFLKMFKKGINDAKSTFDQEMKIAELKEDAQKYKESITQSAQSVRKKLTFEELDEIKKSASDVTESIQNVVSDTKKTVENIQNPTNLVKDAILNDKKEA; this is encoded by the coding sequence ATGTTTGGAATGAGTTTTTCTGAGATCTTGGTCATCGCCGTGATCGCCGTGCTAGTTTTGGGCCCTGACAAGCTGCCAAGCGCTATGGTGCAGATCGCCAAATTTCTAAAGATGTTTAAAAAAGGCATAAACGACGCAAAATCAACTTTTGATCAAGAGATGAAGATAGCCGAGCTAAAAGAAGACGCTCAAAAATATAAAGAAAGCATAACTCAAAGCGCTCAAAGCGTACGTAAAAAACTCACTTTTGAAGAGCTTGACGAGATCAAAAAAAGCGCAAGCGACGTCACTGAGAGCATACAAAACGTCGTAAGCGACACGAAAAAAACGGTAGAAAATATACAAAATCCAACAAATTTAGTTAAAGATGCGATCTTAAACGATAAAAAAGAGGCGTGA
- the ruvX gene encoding Holliday junction resolvase RuvX: MREKFMAIDVGLKRIGLAFGFGEVVTPLEPVLRKNRNQAARDVSQKVNEYAPNTLVVGIPIGGSSEDEMRRRIEHFVSLLEVEAAIVYQDEAFSSSEASEIYTNTKRDGRLDSVSATIILKRYLKIL, encoded by the coding sequence ATGAGAGAGAAATTTATGGCGATCGATGTTGGACTAAAGCGCATAGGGCTTGCTTTTGGCTTTGGCGAGGTCGTGACGCCCCTTGAGCCAGTTCTCAGAAAAAACAGAAACCAAGCCGCAAGAGATGTAAGCCAAAAAGTAAATGAATACGCTCCAAACACGCTAGTAGTGGGCATTCCGATCGGTGGTAGTAGCGAGGATGAGATGAGAAGGCGTATCGAGCATTTTGTCTCACTTTTGGAGGTGGAAGCTGCGATCGTCTATCAAGACGAGGCCTTTAGCAGCAGCGAGGCAAGTGAAATTTACACAAACACAAAGCGAGATGGCAGGCTTGATAGCGTCTCAGCCACCATCATCTTAAAGAGATACCTAAAAATTTTATAA
- a CDS encoding divergent polysaccharide deacetylase family protein — translation MSEKKTTKKRPAKKSAGRSHNKIFLGIGVIAAILIVALIAALSIKNKDVEQISKANEPKSEKQISKKAEQKVASKDKKQEYEKRKYPLKFDEDENLSKIFTDPKHKSELALKPKTEPKEQKKITPEIKTEVKVETKKEEPKKEQNDTKNLLANLYKNMQSSVDASSEAKSEEKPEQKVEQKVEQVIEPFYAGKNEAKTEQNKSVEANLSIKENLKHSEILKPEPAKKSEVEPSNKAKKQIYSEKPQKESAKKDDFAVVPFTPNSSVKGRAKLVLIIDDVATFEHASMVKSIGLKITPSIFPATKTHPDTPNIARTFEFYMIHLPMQAKHFDSPEIGTLTVNESFESMHEKIKKIRRDFPRAKYTNNHTGSRFTSDYDAMDKAYRALIEQGFIFVDSKTIAQTAVARAAKKYNQPYISRDIFLDDDPSASAVRRELVAAVNLAKKRGYAIAIGHPKKNTIAVIKASKNNILKDVEVVYLKDIL, via the coding sequence TTGAGCGAAAAAAAGACTACAAAGAAGCGTCCTGCAAAAAAGAGTGCAGGTCGCTCTCATAATAAAATTTTCCTTGGTATCGGCGTCATCGCTGCTATTTTGATAGTAGCACTCATCGCAGCTCTTAGCATCAAAAATAAAGATGTTGAGCAGATAAGCAAAGCAAATGAGCCAAAGAGCGAGAAGCAAATTTCAAAAAAAGCTGAGCAAAAAGTTGCCAGCAAAGATAAAAAACAAGAGTACGAGAAGAGAAAATACCCTCTAAAATTTGATGAAGATGAAAATTTAAGTAAAATTTTTACCGACCCTAAACATAAAAGTGAGCTTGCTCTAAAGCCAAAAACTGAGCCAAAAGAGCAAAAAAAGATAACTCCTGAGATAAAAACTGAAGTAAAAGTAGAAACTAAAAAAGAAGAGCCAAAAAAAGAGCAAAACGATACGAAAAATCTACTTGCAAATTTATATAAAAATATGCAAAGCAGCGTAGATGCAAGCTCTGAAGCAAAGAGTGAAGAAAAACCTGAGCAAAAGGTCGAGCAAAAGGTTGAGCAGGTTATCGAGCCATTTTATGCAGGCAAAAATGAGGCAAAAACAGAGCAAAACAAGAGCGTTGAAGCAAATTTAAGCATAAAAGAAAATTTAAAGCATAGTGAAATTTTAAAACCAGAACCAGCTAAAAAAAGTGAGGTTGAGCCTAGTAACAAAGCCAAAAAGCAAATTTACAGCGAAAAACCGCAAAAAGAGAGTGCAAAAAAAGATGACTTTGCTGTTGTGCCATTTACTCCAAATAGCAGCGTAAAAGGGCGTGCAAAGCTGGTGCTAATAATCGATGATGTGGCGACATTTGAGCACGCTAGCATGGTAAAGTCAATCGGTCTAAAGATAACGCCGTCCATTTTCCCAGCGACAAAAACTCATCCAGATACGCCAAACATCGCTAGAACGTTTGAGTTTTATATGATACATCTGCCGATGCAGGCAAAGCACTTTGATAGCCCAGAGATAGGCACTCTTACGGTAAATGAGAGCTTTGAGAGCATGCATGAAAAGATAAAAAAGATACGAAGAGACTTCCCGCGTGCAAAATATACAAACAACCACACAGGATCGCGATTTACCAGTGATTATGACGCGATGGACAAGGCTTATAGAGCGCTGATAGAGCAGGGCTTTATCTTTGTTGATAGTAAGACGATCGCTCAAACAGCAGTGGCAAGGGCTGCTAAAAAGTATAATCAGCCTTACATTTCAAGAGATATATTTTTAGATGATGATCCATCGGCTAGTGCGGTTAGGCGAGAGCTTGTGGCTGCTGTAAATTTAGCCAAAAAAAGAGGCTATGCGATCGCTATCGGACATCCAAAGAAAAACACGATCGCAGTGATAAAAGCTAGCAAAAACAACATCTTAAAAGATGTAGAAGTTGTTTATCTAAAAGATATTTTATGA
- a CDS encoding TonB-dependent receptor domain-containing protein: MRSLLKISICAAVFINLPLFANEDKVLPEVKVVSATGFEQNIKDAPATLSVITQDALEKRNHKDVESMVKDVPSLFGTTPEAANRRGISIRGFSPRFTKILVNGMPVPGDNAYKGLRSVGGSYSFIPPASAISRIEVIRGPMSSLYGSDALGGVINIITDEFSNDFHANLGSSYKFARNKNISGEFYNSLYLHSGLIDDLLSISVYGKNLNKSEDKISYANREQKDRNFGTKLFFRPNENNDITLELARSDVKYKRTKGKTLSTGTNSVASERIKGDVINLSHEARLDNILLQSYLSYGKIKEIAQQNLTLKTLNFDTKGSYFTDNNAFTLGLNAKKEKLDEKATTADAANVKRYDISLYGEDDYHLTKDFILSTGIRYNYDENYGSHVSPRIYGIYNLNDFFALKGGVSTGYATPDIKQRTQDLALPFAGGRGAQLGRSSLKPETSVSYEFGGVYNDNEGFEASLTGFYTSFKDMLSYSPICSRGSVCRHKGKIYPNGIWESVNIGKAEIYGVELTNEWQVTNALRLNQSYVYTRSKQKDGAEIGKSLNNYPLHTFKFGANYELNRWLNFWSQINYYGRTKNSFSYADDMRPYVIADLGINYNVTKNFSLNLSVYNLFNEYFTTRSGRYDILIADGQKIELGFNLKF; the protein is encoded by the coding sequence GTGAGAAGTCTATTAAAAATTTCTATTTGTGCGGCAGTTTTTATAAATTTACCGCTTTTTGCAAATGAAGATAAAGTTCTGCCAGAGGTTAAAGTAGTGAGCGCAACTGGCTTTGAGCAAAATATAAAAGATGCCCCTGCAACGCTTAGCGTCATCACTCAAGATGCGCTAGAAAAGAGAAATCACAAGGACGTTGAGAGCATGGTAAAAGACGTGCCAAGCCTTTTTGGAACGACTCCCGAAGCGGCAAATAGACGAGGAATTTCTATACGCGGATTCTCTCCAAGATTTACTAAAATTTTAGTAAATGGCATGCCAGTGCCAGGAGATAACGCTTATAAGGGGCTAAGAAGCGTTGGAGGCTCATATAGCTTCATCCCACCAGCAAGTGCGATAAGCCGTATCGAAGTGATACGCGGTCCTATGAGCTCGCTTTATGGCAGTGACGCACTGGGTGGCGTGATAAATATCATAACAGATGAGTTTAGTAACGACTTTCATGCAAATCTTGGCTCAAGCTATAAATTTGCTAGAAATAAAAATATAAGCGGCGAGTTTTACAACAGCCTCTATCTACACTCTGGGCTAATAGACGATCTTTTAAGCATCTCAGTTTATGGCAAAAATTTAAACAAGTCAGAGGATAAAATCTCATACGCAAACAGAGAGCAAAAAGATAGAAATTTTGGCACGAAGCTCTTTTTTAGACCAAATGAAAATAACGACATCACGCTTGAGCTTGCAAGAAGTGATGTGAAATATAAAAGAACTAAAGGCAAAACACTATCAACTGGTACTAACTCGGTTGCTAGCGAGAGAATAAAGGGCGATGTGATAAATTTAAGCCACGAAGCAAGGCTTGATAATATCTTACTTCAAAGCTACCTCTCTTACGGCAAGATAAAAGAGATAGCACAACAAAATTTGACGTTAAAAACACTAAATTTTGATACAAAAGGTTCATATTTTACTGATAACAACGCCTTTACTTTAGGGCTAAACGCCAAAAAAGAAAAGCTTGATGAAAAGGCAACCACCGCAGACGCTGCAAATGTAAAAAGATATGACATTTCGCTTTACGGCGAGGATGATTATCACCTTACGAAAGACTTTATCTTAAGCACTGGCATTCGCTATAACTACGACGAGAACTATGGCTCGCACGTTTCACCAAGAATTTATGGTATATATAACTTAAATGACTTTTTTGCCCTAAAAGGCGGAGTTAGCACAGGATACGCTACGCCTGACATCAAACAACGCACGCAAGATCTTGCATTGCCATTTGCTGGAGGACGTGGAGCACAGCTTGGTAGAAGCAGCCTTAAGCCAGAGACAAGCGTGAGCTATGAATTTGGCGGCGTTTATAATGACAATGAAGGCTTTGAAGCATCGCTAACTGGCTTTTACACAAGTTTTAAAGATATGTTAAGCTATAGCCCTATCTGCTCAAGAGGCAGTGTTTGCAGACATAAAGGCAAAATTTATCCAAATGGTATTTGGGAGAGTGTAAATATCGGCAAAGCTGAAATTTACGGAGTTGAACTAACAAATGAGTGGCAGGTGACAAATGCTCTTAGGCTAAATCAAAGCTATGTTTATACAAGATCAAAACAAAAAGATGGAGCCGAGATAGGCAAAAGTTTAAACAACTATCCGCTTCATACATTTAAATTTGGAGCGAACTACGAGCTAAACAGATGGCTAAATTTCTGGTCTCAGATAAATTATTATGGTAGGACTAAAAACTCATTTAGCTATGCTGATGATATGAGACCTTACGTGATCGCTGATCTTGGCATAAACTACAACGTAACTAAAAATTTCAGTCTAAATCTAAGCGTTTATAACCTCTTTAATGAGTACTTTACGACAAGATCTGGCAGATACGACATCTTGATAGCTGACGGGCAAAAGATCGAGCTTGGTTTTAATCTAAAGTTTTAA
- a CDS encoding HDOD domain-containing protein, which yields MNESIFKKIKALPPLDDTVIQIQRLHADENSSINDLTKVVEKDPMLTANILRSANSPLYGFSQEITTIARAISLFGMATIRGFALSSAIKKTFSINLEPYDITAQDFLNISIMQNALMYHWYSKIKPKNLEILSPASFMLEVGKIVLAHELTENNQVAEFKTKLKQISSTYDLALLESEILDITNEEVTAQIFEQWNLEIELGNSILYSNTPEEAPDHIKEYARALKVVKTAVNIFNQLDDVSVNNATLLINEYGFERDTFLMAVSKVKDNL from the coding sequence ATGAATGAATCAATTTTTAAAAAAATCAAAGCGCTTCCGCCACTAGACGACACTGTCATACAGATCCAGCGCCTACATGCTGACGAAAATAGCTCGATAAATGATCTCACAAAAGTGGTTGAGAAAGACCCTATGCTAACAGCAAATATCTTGCGTTCAGCAAACTCTCCACTTTACGGTTTTTCTCAAGAGATCACAACTATCGCAAGAGCCATTTCACTTTTTGGTATGGCTACTATCCGCGGTTTTGCGCTATCAAGTGCCATCAAAAAGACCTTTTCTATAAATTTAGAGCCATACGACATTACCGCACAAGATTTTTTAAATATCTCAATCATGCAAAATGCTTTGATGTATCACTGGTACTCTAAGATAAAACCTAAAAATCTAGAAATTCTCTCTCCTGCTTCATTTATGCTTGAAGTTGGCAAGATCGTTTTAGCACATGAGCTCACAGAAAACAATCAAGTTGCTGAGTTTAAAACAAAGTTAAAACAAATTTCATCTACCTATGACCTTGCGCTTTTAGAGTCTGAAATTTTAGACATCACAAACGAAGAGGTTACAGCTCAAATTTTTGAGCAGTGGAATTTAGAGATCGAGCTTGGAAATTCTATCCTCTACTCAAACACTCCTGAAGAGGCACCTGATCATATAAAAGAGTACGCAAGAGCGCTAAAAGTAGTAAAAACAGCGGTTAATATCTTTAACCAGCTTGACGATGTAAGCGTAAATAACGCAACACTTCTTATAAACGAATATGGCTTTGAGAGAGATACATTTTTAATGGCTGTTAGCAAAGTCAAAGACAATTTGTGA
- the hemW gene encoding radical SAM family heme chaperone HemW, whose protein sequence is MQVYIHVPFCESKCPYCAFGSSDDEFKKVSAYFKALFLDLNFQLKSQNVKEISTIFFGGGTPSAVNAKLYDEIFSILAPLCTPKTEITLEANPNSANLAWLKHVKNLGANRISFGAQSFFEDKLKFLGRIHSKEQIFKAVENAHAAGFKSINLDLIYDTKFDTKKRLLAEVENLKSLAITHLSAYSLTLEENTPFAGKKSYKKDSDTLAKFMIEQIQRAGFKQYEISNFGEICKHNLGYWQGKNYLGVGAFSVGFVNGTRYYAKSSIDAYIAQPTHREREILSQSELAREHIFLGLRSIVGVEAGRLSETQKKRANLLVENEKLLFKEGKFYNPNFLLSDEIALFIEG, encoded by the coding sequence TTGCAAGTTTATATCCACGTGCCATTTTGCGAGAGCAAGTGTCCTTACTGCGCCTTTGGCTCAAGCGACGACGAATTTAAGAAGGTTAGCGCTTACTTTAAAGCGCTTTTCCTTGATCTAAATTTCCAGCTAAAAAGCCAAAATGTAAAAGAAATTTCAACCATTTTTTTTGGCGGCGGCACACCAAGTGCGGTAAATGCCAAGCTTTATGATGAGATTTTTAGCATTTTAGCTCCACTTTGCACGCCCAAAACTGAGATAACGCTTGAAGCAAATCCAAATTCAGCAAATTTAGCCTGGCTAAAGCATGTAAAAAATTTAGGCGCAAACCGCATAAGCTTTGGTGCTCAAAGCTTTTTTGAAGATAAGCTTAAATTTCTAGGGCGCATCCACAGCAAGGAGCAAATTTTTAAAGCAGTTGAAAATGCCCATGCAGCTGGCTTTAAGAGCATAAATTTAGACCTCATCTATGACACTAAATTTGATACCAAAAAGCGCCTTTTGGCTGAGGTTGAAAATTTAAAAAGCCTTGCTATCACGCATCTAAGCGCCTATTCGCTCACACTTGAAGAAAACACCCCATTTGCTGGCAAAAAAAGCTATAAAAAGGATAGCGACACTTTGGCTAAATTTATGATAGAGCAGATCCAGAGGGCTGGCTTTAAGCAGTATGAAATTTCAAATTTCGGAGAAATTTGCAAGCACAATCTTGGCTACTGGCAAGGCAAAAACTACCTTGGTGTGGGGGCTTTTAGCGTGGGCTTTGTAAATGGCACTAGATACTACGCCAAAAGTAGCATAGACGCCTACATCGCTCAGCCAACGCATAGAGAAAGAGAAATTTTAAGCCAAAGCGAGCTAGCTAGAGAGCATATATTTTTAGGGCTTAGAAGCATCGTAGGCGTGGAGGCTGGGCGTTTAAGCGAGACTCAGAAAAAAAGAGCAAATTTACTTGTAGAAAATGAAAAACTGCTCTTTAAAGAGGGCAAATTTTACAACCCAAATTTCTTATTAAGCGACGAGATCGCACTCTTTATCGAGGGCTAA
- the tatC gene encoding twin-arginine translocase subunit TatC: protein MFEELRPHLIELRKRLFISIVSVFVCFGICFTFWNPLLAWMSEPLKQVLPAGSNIIFTQIQEPFFTAMKVAFFAGLVLALPIIFWQFWLFVAPGLYDNEKKYVIPFVLSASFMFACGAAFCYYVVIPLGFTFLVNFGGQLFTALPSIGEYVGFFTKLLIGFGISFELPVITFFLAKIGLVDDKMLKDYFRYAVVVIFIFAAIVTPPDVISQILMALPLIGLYGISIIVAKRAGKSDDDEEDSDTDSDAGDE from the coding sequence ATGTTTGAAGAGCTAAGACCCCATTTGATCGAACTTAGAAAGAGGCTTTTTATAAGCATAGTAAGCGTTTTTGTCTGTTTTGGCATCTGCTTTACATTTTGGAATCCACTGCTTGCATGGATGAGCGAGCCGCTAAAGCAGGTCTTACCAGCTGGCTCAAATATCATCTTTACACAGATCCAAGAGCCATTTTTCACTGCGATGAAGGTCGCTTTTTTTGCTGGTTTGGTGCTTGCTTTGCCTATCATTTTTTGGCAGTTTTGGCTATTTGTCGCACCTGGGCTTTATGATAATGAAAAAAAATATGTGATCCCATTTGTGCTTTCAGCTTCATTTATGTTTGCGTGCGGGGCGGCGTTTTGCTACTACGTGGTCATCCCGCTTGGCTTTACATTTTTGGTAAATTTTGGCGGTCAGCTCTTTACGGCGCTGCCAAGTATCGGCGAATACGTGGGCTTTTTCACGAAACTTCTGATCGGCTTTGGAATTTCATTTGAGCTGCCTGTCATTACATTTTTCTTAGCAAAGATAGGCCTTGTCGATGACAAGATGCTAAAAGACTACTTCAGATACGCAGTAGTCGTCATCTTTATCTTTGCAGCCATCGTCACACCGCCAGATGTTATAAGTCAAATTTTAATGGCACTGCCACTCATCGGACTTTATGGAATTTCTATCATCGTAGCCAAAAGAGCTGGCAAAAGCGACGACGATGAAGAAGATAGCGATACAGACAGCGACGCAGGCGATGAGTGA
- a CDS encoding helix-turn-helix domain-containing protein, with the protein MIILDKRYGISKISRSNKRINVEFFKQNNGISYLKSEILCNEIIKRESQGDKKYLFLMFNEAKDNLCFKLDKKEYLLSRDEFCIGLVNDSLKGVFEYQNKFYKTKTLLFEEHYANKLEIFSELRLEEKFDLIKYKKDKDQICVLNELETTNLYDGTMREIFIESKILELIYKSKALKDEKICFSSDEEKVLLKAKKILLTRMQNPPSIKELAHLCGTNDFWLKKNFKFFFKETIYQLLAKERLKLAFALLKQNDISIKEAASIVGYTNAAHFAKIFKGTFGFLPSELIRQKSYF; encoded by the coding sequence ATGATAATTTTAGATAAAAGATATGGCATAAGTAAAATCTCGCGAAGCAACAAGCGGATAAATGTAGAATTTTTTAAACAAAATAATGGCATCAGCTACCTAAAAAGCGAGATTTTATGCAACGAAATCATAAAAAGAGAGAGCCAGGGAGATAAAAAATATCTATTTTTAATGTTTAACGAAGCAAAAGATAATCTTTGCTTCAAGCTCGATAAAAAAGAGTATCTTTTAAGCAGGGATGAGTTTTGCATAGGGCTGGTAAATGATAGCTTAAAAGGCGTTTTTGAATATCAAAATAAATTTTATAAAACCAAAACCTTGCTTTTTGAAGAGCACTACGCAAATAAGCTTGAAATTTTTAGTGAGCTTAGGCTTGAAGAGAAATTCGATCTTATAAAATACAAAAAAGATAAGGATCAAATTTGCGTTTTAAACGAGCTTGAGACGACAAATTTATATGATGGCACGATGAGAGAGATCTTTATAGAGTCAAAAATTTTAGAGCTTATCTACAAGAGCAAAGCTTTAAAAGATGAGAAAATTTGCTTTAGTAGCGACGAAGAAAAAGTGCTTTTAAAGGCTAAGAAAATTCTGCTTACTCGCATGCAAAATCCCCCAAGTATCAAAGAGCTAGCCCATCTTTGCGGCACTAATGACTTTTGGCTTAAGAAAAATTTTAAATTCTTTTTCAAAGAGACGATTTATCAGCTTTTAGCAAAAGAGCGACTAAAGCTTGCATTTGCCCTTTTAAAGCAAAATGATATCAGCATAAAAGAGGCTGCCAGTATCGTTGGCTACACAAATGCAGCACATTTTGCAAAAATTTTTAAAGGCACTTTTGGCTTTTTACCAAGCGAGCTAATAAGGCAAAAAAGCTACTTTTAA
- the dprA gene encoding DNA-processing protein DprA: MKLEIIPEALNRLKNPPKELNFIGDTSLLSMPKVAVVGSRKASAYTKECVTALCVALKNANVCVVSGGAIGVDITAHKAAMPRTIGVFANGLDIIYPAQNRASIKEIYEKGLALSEYDDGEPPIAYRFLERNRIVVGLAQALVVAQADLRSGSMQSARLANELKIPLFVLPQRINESNGTNALLASKKAELIDDYVKFASLFGEVKEQEKTSDEILKFCKNGVNLDEALSKFGEIIYEYELDGLVEISNLRVKSAL, encoded by the coding sequence ATGAAGCTTGAAATCATCCCAGAGGCGCTAAATAGGCTAAAAAATCCCCCAAAAGAGCTAAATTTCATAGGCGACACTTCGCTTCTTAGCATGCCAAAAGTAGCAGTCGTTGGCTCAAGAAAGGCAAGTGCCTATACAAAAGAGTGCGTCACGGCACTTTGCGTAGCGCTAAAAAATGCAAATGTCTGCGTCGTAAGTGGTGGGGCTATCGGTGTGGATATCACAGCTCATAAAGCCGCCATGCCACGAACTATCGGTGTTTTTGCAAATGGACTTGATATCATCTATCCAGCTCAAAATAGGGCATCGATAAAAGAAATTTATGAAAAAGGCTTGGCTCTAAGCGAGTATGACGATGGCGAGCCACCGATCGCTTATAGGTTTTTAGAGCGAAACCGCATAGTTGTGGGGCTTGCACAAGCTCTGGTTGTCGCACAAGCTGATCTAAGAAGCGGCTCTATGCAAAGTGCGAGGCTAGCAAATGAGCTTAAAATCCCTCTCTTTGTCCTGCCTCAGCGCATAAATGAGAGCAATGGGACAAATGCTTTACTGGCTAGCAAAAAGGCCGAGCTTATCGATGATTACGTTAAATTTGCTTCGCTTTTTGGCGAGGTAAAAGAGCAAGAAAAAACAAGCGATGAGATCTTGAAATTTTGCAAAAACGGAGTTAATCTTGATGAAGCATTGTCTAAATTTGGTGAGATCATCTATGAATACGAGCTTGACGGGCTAGTTGAAATTTCAAATTTAAGAGTAAAAAGCGCGCTATGA
- the ilvC gene encoding ketol-acid reductoisomerase, with protein MAINVYYDKDCDLSLIQSRKVAIIGFGSQGHAHAENLRDNGVSVVIGLAKGGKSWAKAEAKGFEVKTVSEATKSADVIMILTPDELQAEIYKNEIEPNLKDHAAIAFGHGFNVHFGQIKAPANIDVIMIAPKAPGHTVRSEFLRGGGIPDLIAVEQNASGKAKEIALSYACGIGGGRTGIIETTFKDETETDLFGEQAVLCGGLCALVNAGFDTLVEAGYEPEMAYFECLHELKLIVDLMYQGGMADMRYSISNTAEYGDYVSGVRVVGEESRKAMKEVLREIQNGKFAKDFILERKAGYVRMNAERGIAERSLLNKTGKKLRAMMPWITNGKLIDQSKN; from the coding sequence ATGGCTATAAATGTTTATTATGATAAAGACTGCGATTTAAGCCTTATTCAGAGTAGAAAAGTAGCAATCATTGGCTTTGGCTCACAAGGTCACGCACACGCTGAAAATTTAAGAGATAACGGTGTAAGTGTTGTTATAGGTCTTGCAAAAGGCGGCAAAAGCTGGGCAAAAGCTGAGGCTAAAGGCTTTGAGGTAAAAACTGTTAGCGAAGCTACAAAAAGCGCTGACGTGATCATGATCTTAACGCCAGATGAGCTTCAAGCTGAAATTTATAAAAATGAGATCGAGCCAAATTTAAAAGATCACGCTGCTATCGCATTTGGACATGGTTTTAACGTTCATTTTGGACAGATCAAAGCTCCAGCAAACATAGACGTCATCATGATCGCTCCTAAAGCACCAGGACACACAGTTAGAAGTGAATTTTTAAGAGGTGGCGGCATACCTGATCTTATCGCTGTTGAGCAAAATGCAAGTGGAAAGGCTAAAGAGATCGCTCTAAGCTATGCTTGCGGTATAGGCGGCGGTAGAACTGGCATCATTGAGACAACATTTAAAGATGAAACTGAAACAGATTTATTTGGCGAGCAAGCTGTGCTTTGCGGTGGTCTTTGCGCACTTGTAAATGCTGGATTTGATACGCTTGTAGAGGCTGGATATGAGCCTGAGATGGCGTATTTTGAGTGCTTGCACGAGCTAAAACTAATCGTTGATCTAATGTATCAAGGCGGCATGGCTGATATGCGCTACTCTATCTCAAATACCGCTGAATATGGCGACTACGTAAGTGGCGTAAGAGTAGTTGGCGAAGAGAGCAGGAAAGCTATGAAAGAAGTTTTAAGAGAAATTCAAAATGGTAAATTTGCAAAAGACTTCATCCTAGAGAGAAAAGCAGGATATGTTAGAATGAACGCTGAGCGCGGTATAGCTGAGAGAAGCTTGCTAAATAAAACTGGCAAAAAACTTCGCGCAATGATGCCTTGGATAACTAACGGCAAACTTATAGATCAAAGCAAAAACTAA
- the queA gene encoding tRNA preQ1(34) S-adenosylmethionine ribosyltransferase-isomerase QueA, with translation MSDINDISSYDYFLPNELIAKEPVLPKEEARLLVYLKKTKEIKHYKFKDLASLIPDDAAVIFNNTKVVKARILGHKQSGGACEVMLNQPLNDNKFSVYIRSKVSVGSVLNFADSIKVNVLELNDDGSRVVNFTKDGVILDTARLFSELEKIGHVPLPPYIKRADTKDDESWYQSIFAKNSGAVAAPTASLHFSEQMLERIKVKHEVAYITLHVGAGTFKGVECQNINDHKMHSEFYELSEKAQEIISSNKPILGVGTTVTRCVEEFARSKQPSGFCKLFLNLNNKPIRQNYLLTNFHLPKSTLIMLVTSFIGLEETMRVYETAVSEKYRFYSYGDGMLVI, from the coding sequence ATGAGTGATATAAACGATATCTCAAGCTATGATTATTTTTTGCCTAATGAGCTCATCGCAAAAGAGCCAGTTTTGCCCAAAGAAGAGGCAAGACTGCTTGTTTATCTTAAAAAAACAAAAGAGATAAAGCACTATAAATTTAAAGATCTAGCCAGTCTCATCCCAGATGATGCGGCGGTCATTTTTAACAATACAAAGGTAGTTAAAGCCCGCATTTTAGGACACAAACAAAGCGGCGGAGCTTGCGAAGTGATGCTAAATCAACCGCTTAATGATAATAAATTTAGCGTCTATATAAGGAGCAAAGTAAGTGTCGGTAGCGTTTTAAATTTCGCTGATAGCATAAAGGTAAATGTGCTTGAGCTAAATGACGATGGCTCAAGGGTGGTAAATTTCACCAAAGATGGCGTTATTTTAGATACGGCGCGACTTTTTAGCGAGCTAGAAAAGATCGGTCACGTCCCACTTCCGCCATACATAAAAAGAGCTGATACAAAGGATGACGAGAGCTGGTATCAAAGTATATTTGCCAAAAATAGCGGCGCAGTCGCGGCTCCGACAGCTAGCCTGCACTTTAGCGAGCAGATGCTAGAGAGAATAAAGGTAAAGCACGAGGTCGCCTACATCACGCTTCACGTGGGCGCTGGGACATTTAAGGGTGTGGAGTGCCAAAACATAAATGATCACAAAATGCACTCTGAGTTTTACGAGCTAAGCGAAAAAGCTCAAGAGATCATAAGCTCAAATAAGCCCATCCTTGGCGTTGGCACGACAGTTACTAGGTGCGTTGAAGAATTTGCTAGAAGCAAGCAGCCAAGTGGCTTTTGCAAGCTATTTTTAAATCTAAACAATAAGCCTATCAGACAAAACTACCTTTTAACAAATTTTCACCTACCAAAATCAACGCTGATAATGCTAGTTACTAGCTTCATAGGGCTTGAAGAAACGATGAGGGTTTATGAAACGGCGGTTAGCGAAAAGTATAGATTTTACTCATATGGAGATGGGATGCTTGTGATATGA